A genomic stretch from Cellulomonas sp. KRMCY2 includes:
- a CDS encoding FAD-binding and (Fe-S)-binding domain-containing protein, which yields MSTAISDSHGAAAPGAPAAPGGTTATKDLVHLLRAAVSGEVDHTSRRRAEYTTDASNYRVVPQVVVFPRDVDDVLAVVEVARTTGTPLTMRGGGTSVAGNAVGPGIVVDTSKHLRGIGVIDPQARTAVVQPGVIMSDLQSAARPHGLRFGPDPSTQNRATLGGMIGNNACGPHAVAYGRTADNVVSLDVVDGQGRRFTASRGAGSLDAVPGLGALVAANLTTLRTDLGRFSRQVSGYSLEHLLPERDGDLAKMLVGTEGTLVTVLGATVTLVPIADAAVLVVLGYPDMPSAADAVPALLTHSPLAVEGLDARLVDVVRRHRGAAHVPELPPGAGWLMVEMGGDTRDQALERARAMVEDSGTTAALVVPPGPEAASMWQIRADGAGLAGRTPDGSQAWPGWEDAAVPPARLGAYLRDFEALMAEHGVDGLPYGHFGDGCVHVRIGIPLERASDVPAFRAFMTASAHLVAAHGGSLSGEHGDGRARSELLPIMYSPEVMGLFGAVKHLFDPADILNPGVLVEPRPLDADLRRPHARPLGRSSGFAFEHDGGDVTRAAHRCVGVGKCRSDSSESGGFMCPSYLATRDEKDSTRGRSRVLQEMANGTLVTGGWRAPEVREVLDLCLSCKACSSDCPAGVDMAQLKAEVLHRAYRGRLRPMNHYALGWLPRWTRLVTALHLPRLANAALGFRPLGKLVLRIGGMDTRRSIPSFATTSFRSWWAHQGANVSMHSTEGVGEAMSAGSHPTGHTDPVRRVVLWTDSFSDAFDPDVPRAMIQVLQAAGYEVIVPDEDACCGLTWISTGQLDGARTRLTALLGVLGPYAVNGIPIIGVEPSCTAVLRSDLLDLVPDDPRAVAVANETRTLAELLTAPMPLGPDGWTPPSLDGVTVVAQPHCHQHSVMGYEADLALLEQAGAHVTLLAGCCGLAGNFGMEKGHYEVSVAVAEHALLPALRDAAPGTVFLADGFSCRTQADQLAGEQGTHLAQLLAARLG from the coding sequence GTGTCGACTGCGATCTCAGACTCCCACGGCGCCGCTGCGCCCGGTGCGCCCGCCGCACCCGGCGGGACGACCGCGACGAAGGACCTCGTCCACCTGCTGAGAGCCGCCGTCTCGGGGGAGGTCGACCACACCTCGCGGCGCCGGGCCGAGTACACGACCGACGCGTCGAACTACCGCGTCGTGCCGCAGGTCGTGGTGTTCCCGCGGGACGTGGACGACGTGCTCGCGGTCGTCGAGGTCGCGCGGACCACCGGCACGCCGCTGACCATGCGCGGCGGCGGCACGTCGGTCGCCGGCAACGCCGTCGGCCCGGGCATCGTCGTGGACACCTCCAAGCACCTGCGCGGGATCGGCGTGATCGACCCGCAGGCCCGCACCGCCGTCGTCCAGCCCGGCGTGATCATGAGCGACCTGCAGTCCGCCGCGCGCCCGCACGGGCTCCGCTTCGGTCCGGACCCCTCGACGCAGAACCGGGCGACCCTCGGCGGGATGATCGGCAACAACGCGTGCGGACCGCACGCCGTCGCCTACGGCCGGACCGCCGACAACGTCGTGAGCCTCGACGTGGTCGACGGTCAGGGCCGCCGGTTCACCGCGAGCCGCGGCGCCGGGTCGCTCGACGCGGTGCCGGGGCTCGGGGCGCTCGTCGCGGCGAACCTGACCACGCTGCGCACCGACCTCGGTCGGTTCAGTCGCCAGGTCTCGGGCTACTCCCTCGAGCACCTGCTGCCCGAGCGGGACGGCGACCTCGCCAAGATGCTGGTCGGCACCGAGGGCACCCTCGTGACGGTCCTCGGGGCGACCGTCACCCTGGTGCCGATCGCCGACGCCGCCGTGCTGGTCGTCCTCGGCTACCCGGACATGCCCAGTGCCGCCGACGCCGTGCCTGCTCTGCTGACCCACTCCCCGCTGGCCGTCGAGGGCCTCGACGCCCGCCTGGTCGACGTCGTGCGCCGGCACCGCGGCGCGGCGCACGTCCCGGAGCTGCCGCCTGGTGCGGGCTGGCTGATGGTCGAGATGGGTGGCGACACCCGGGACCAGGCCCTGGAGCGCGCCCGCGCGATGGTCGAGGACTCGGGGACGACGGCTGCGCTCGTCGTGCCGCCCGGGCCGGAGGCCGCCTCGATGTGGCAGATCAGGGCCGACGGCGCGGGGCTGGCCGGGCGGACCCCCGACGGGTCGCAGGCCTGGCCCGGCTGGGAGGATGCCGCGGTGCCGCCCGCGCGGCTGGGTGCCTACCTGCGCGACTTCGAGGCCCTGATGGCCGAGCACGGTGTCGACGGGCTGCCCTACGGGCACTTCGGCGACGGGTGCGTGCACGTGCGGATCGGCATCCCGCTCGAGCGCGCGTCCGACGTCCCGGCCTTCCGGGCGTTCATGACGGCATCGGCCCACCTGGTCGCGGCGCACGGCGGCTCGCTGTCCGGCGAGCACGGTGACGGTCGGGCTCGCTCCGAGCTGCTCCCGATCATGTACTCGCCCGAGGTGATGGGCTTGTTCGGGGCGGTCAAGCACCTCTTCGACCCGGCCGACATCCTCAACCCCGGCGTGCTCGTCGAGCCCCGTCCGCTCGACGCGGACCTGCGCCGGCCGCACGCCCGCCCGCTCGGCCGGTCGTCCGGTTTCGCGTTCGAGCACGACGGCGGCGACGTCACGAGGGCCGCGCACCGGTGCGTCGGCGTGGGCAAGTGCCGCTCCGACTCCTCGGAGTCCGGCGGGTTCATGTGCCCGTCGTACCTCGCGACGCGCGACGAGAAGGACTCGACCCGCGGACGTTCGCGGGTGCTCCAGGAGATGGCCAACGGCACGCTCGTCACCGGCGGCTGGCGGGCGCCGGAGGTCCGCGAGGTCCTCGACCTGTGCCTGAGCTGCAAGGCCTGCTCGAGCGACTGCCCGGCCGGCGTCGACATGGCCCAGCTCAAGGCCGAGGTCCTGCACCGCGCGTACCGGGGCCGCCTGCGCCCGATGAACCACTACGCGCTGGGCTGGCTGCCGCGCTGGACCCGGCTGGTCACGGCCCTGCACCTGCCGAGGCTCGCCAACGCGGCTCTCGGCTTCCGCCCGCTGGGCAAGCTCGTGCTGCGGATCGGCGGCATGGACACCCGCCGCTCGATCCCGTCGTTCGCCACGACGTCCTTCCGGTCCTGGTGGGCGCACCAGGGTGCGAACGTGTCGATGCACAGCACCGAGGGTGTCGGGGAGGCCATGTCGGCCGGTTCGCACCCCACCGGCCACACGGATCCGGTACGCCGGGTGGTCCTCTGGACGGACTCCTTCAGCGACGCCTTCGACCCCGACGTCCCGCGCGCGATGATCCAGGTGCTGCAGGCCGCCGGCTACGAGGTGATCGTCCCCGACGAGGACGCCTGCTGCGGTCTGACCTGGATCAGCACCGGCCAGCTCGACGGCGCGCGCACGCGGTTGACCGCCCTGCTGGGCGTCCTGGGCCCGTACGCCGTGAACGGCATCCCGATCATCGGGGTCGAGCCGTCCTGCACGGCGGTGCTGCGCTCGGACCTGCTCGACCTGGTCCCGGACGACCCGCGTGCGGTCGCGGTCGCCAACGAGACCCGCACGCTCGCCGAGCTGCTCACGGCACCGATGCCGCTCGGACCGGACGGGTGGACGCCGCCGAGCCTCGACGGGGTGACGGTCGTGGCCCAGCCGCACTGCCACCAGCACTCGGTGATGGGCTACGAGGCCGATCTCGCCCTCCTGGAGCAGGCTGGGGCGCACGTGACGCTCCTGGCCGGGTGCTGCGGGCTGGCCGGCAACTTCGGGATGGAGAAGGGCCACTACGAGGTGTCCGTCGCCGTCGCCGAGCACGCGTTGCTCCCGGCGCTGCGCGACGCCGCGCCCGGGACGGTCTTCCTCGCGGACGGGTTCTCCTGCCGGACCCAGGCCGACCAGCTCGCCGGTGAGCAGGGCACCCACCTCGCCCAGCTGCTCGCTGCGAGGCTCGGCTGA
- a CDS encoding protein-L-isoaspartate O-methyltransferase — protein sequence MSRTLPPRDRVDEAFDALPRRLFLPARERAHAHEDRPIVIGHGQTSSQPSTVATMLRLLDVHRGAKVLDVGAGSGWTTALLAHLVGPTGTVLGVELEPELASWGEANLAATDQPWASIEPVPPGVLGAPQAAPFDRVLVSAEAREVPAELVGQLTGDGRMVAPVAGGLSVVQRGPDRVTVTRFEGYQFVPLR from the coding sequence ATGAGCCGGACGCTGCCGCCCAGGGACCGCGTCGACGAGGCGTTCGACGCCCTGCCGCGGCGGCTGTTCCTGCCGGCCCGTGAGCGTGCCCACGCGCACGAGGACCGGCCGATCGTCATCGGGCACGGCCAGACGAGCTCCCAGCCGAGCACCGTCGCCACGATGCTCCGGCTGCTCGACGTGCACCGCGGGGCGAAGGTGCTCGACGTCGGTGCCGGGTCGGGGTGGACGACGGCGCTCCTCGCGCACCTGGTCGGGCCCACGGGCACGGTGCTCGGCGTCGAGCTCGAGCCCGAGCTCGCTTCCTGGGGGGAGGCCAACCTCGCGGCGACCGACCAGCCATGGGCGAGCATCGAGCCGGTGCCGCCCGGTGTCCTCGGCGCACCGCAGGCTGCCCCGTTCGACCGGGTCCTGGTCTCGGCCGAGGCCCGGGAGGTGCCCGCCGAGCTCGTCGGACAGCTCACCGGCGACGGGCGCATGGTCGCGCCCGTCGCCGGTGGCCTGTCAGTGGTCCAGCGGGGTCCGGACCGCGTCACCGTGACGCGGTTCGAGGGCTACCAGTTCGTACCGCTCCGGTGA
- the ppdK gene encoding pyruvate, phosphate dikinase, producing the protein MAKYVYDFSEGNKDQKDLLGGKGANLAEMTRLGLPVPPGFIITTEACREYMTSGALPAEVRVEVTMALRRLEDAVGRSLGDFHDPLLVSVRSGAKFSMPGMMDTVLNIGLNDASVQGLAKFSDDERFAWDSYRRLIQMFGKTVLDIDGDKFAHALDAMKHVRGAAADTDLNAKDLEELVEQFKTIVRDETGREFPQHPREQLDLAITAVFNSWNTDRARLYRRRERIPNDLGTAVNVVTMVFGNLGSDSGTGVCFTRDPSTGMTGDYGDYLPNAQGEDVVAGIRNTLSLADFEKLDPTSFADLRQAMRRLETHYRDLCDIEFTVERGKLWMLQTRVGKRTAAAAFRIATQLVDEHLITLDEALERVTGAQLSKLMFPQFDSEAKRTLLATGMAASPGAAVGQVVFDSVTAQAWAAEGKAVILVRRETNPDDLGGMIAAVGVLTSRGGKTSHAAVVARGMGTTCVVGAEKLDVNVKAKEIKVGKRVIGEGEVIAIDGSTGDIFLGDVPVVPSPVVEYLEEGLEVALAHAADEDTRDLVEAVDRILTHADGVRRLRVHANADTAEDAHRARIWGAQGIGLCRTEHMFLGERRVLIERLILANEDAEREAALAALLPLQRADFIDILEQMDGLPTTIRLIDPPLHEFLPDLTEMSVKVALAAERGETGADVERDKVMLAAVQRMHEANPMLGLRGVRLGIVVPGLFALQIRAVAEAAAQRLRDGGKPHAEIMIPLAASVMELHLIRDEAEEILAEVSAAEGVELHIPIGAMIELPRAALTADRMAGVAEFFSFGTNDLTQTTWGFSRDDVESAFFPEYTERGVISVSPFETVDRSGVGRLVRIAVEEGRAARPDIVLGVCGEHGGDPESIHFFHEVGLDYVSCSPFRVPVARLEAGRASVSGLGSDTR; encoded by the coding sequence GTGGCCAAGTACGTCTACGACTTCAGCGAGGGCAACAAGGACCAGAAGGATCTGCTCGGTGGCAAGGGGGCCAACCTCGCCGAGATGACCCGCCTGGGTCTTCCGGTTCCGCCCGGGTTCATCATCACGACCGAGGCGTGCCGTGAGTACATGACGAGCGGTGCGCTGCCGGCCGAGGTCCGGGTCGAGGTCACGATGGCCCTGCGGCGCCTCGAGGACGCCGTCGGCCGCTCGCTCGGCGACTTCCACGACCCGCTGCTCGTCTCCGTGCGCTCGGGTGCCAAGTTCTCCATGCCGGGCATGATGGACACGGTCCTGAACATCGGCCTCAACGACGCATCGGTGCAGGGTCTGGCCAAGTTCTCCGACGACGAGCGCTTCGCGTGGGACTCCTACCGCCGGCTCATCCAGATGTTCGGCAAGACGGTCCTGGACATCGACGGCGACAAGTTCGCCCACGCGCTCGACGCGATGAAGCACGTGCGGGGCGCGGCCGCCGACACCGACCTGAACGCGAAGGACCTCGAAGAGCTGGTCGAGCAGTTCAAGACGATCGTCCGTGACGAGACCGGTCGCGAGTTCCCGCAGCACCCGCGCGAGCAGCTCGACCTCGCGATCACCGCGGTGTTCAACTCCTGGAACACCGACCGGGCCCGCCTCTACCGCCGCCGCGAGCGCATCCCCAACGACCTGGGCACCGCGGTCAACGTGGTCACCATGGTGTTCGGCAACCTGGGCTCCGACTCGGGCACCGGCGTCTGCTTCACGCGTGACCCCTCGACCGGCATGACCGGCGACTACGGCGACTACCTGCCGAACGCCCAGGGCGAGGACGTCGTCGCGGGCATCCGCAACACCCTGAGCCTCGCGGACTTCGAGAAGCTCGACCCGACGTCCTTCGCGGACCTGCGGCAGGCCATGCGCCGGCTCGAGACGCACTACCGCGACCTGTGCGACATCGAGTTCACCGTCGAGCGCGGCAAGCTGTGGATGCTGCAGACCCGGGTCGGCAAGCGGACCGCCGCGGCAGCGTTCCGGATCGCGACGCAGCTCGTCGACGAGCACCTGATCACGCTCGACGAGGCGCTCGAGCGGGTCACCGGTGCCCAGCTCAGCAAGCTGATGTTCCCGCAGTTCGACAGCGAGGCGAAGCGCACCCTGCTCGCGACGGGCATGGCCGCGTCGCCGGGGGCCGCCGTCGGGCAGGTCGTGTTCGACTCGGTCACCGCGCAGGCGTGGGCCGCCGAGGGCAAGGCAGTCATCCTGGTGCGCCGCGAGACGAACCCCGACGACCTCGGCGGCATGATCGCCGCGGTCGGCGTGCTCACCTCGCGCGGTGGCAAGACGTCGCACGCCGCCGTCGTGGCCCGCGGGATGGGCACCACGTGCGTCGTCGGCGCCGAGAAGCTCGACGTCAACGTCAAGGCCAAGGAGATCAAGGTCGGCAAGCGGGTCATCGGCGAGGGTGAGGTCATCGCGATCGACGGGTCGACCGGCGACATCTTCCTCGGGGACGTCCCCGTGGTGCCGTCGCCCGTCGTGGAGTACCTCGAGGAGGGTCTCGAGGTCGCGCTCGCGCACGCCGCGGACGAGGACACCCGCGACCTGGTGGAGGCCGTGGACCGCATCCTGACCCACGCGGACGGCGTCCGCCGGCTGCGCGTGCACGCCAACGCCGACACCGCGGAGGACGCGCACCGGGCACGGATCTGGGGCGCCCAGGGCATCGGTCTGTGCCGCACCGAGCACATGTTCCTCGGCGAGCGCCGGGTGCTCATCGAGCGGCTGATCCTCGCCAACGAGGACGCGGAGCGAGAGGCCGCGCTCGCGGCGCTCCTGCCGCTGCAGCGTGCCGACTTCATCGACATCCTCGAGCAGATGGACGGGCTGCCGACCACCATCCGGCTGATCGACCCGCCGCTGCACGAGTTCCTGCCCGACCTCACGGAGATGTCGGTCAAGGTCGCGCTCGCGGCCGAGCGGGGCGAGACGGGTGCCGACGTCGAGCGGGACAAGGTGATGCTCGCCGCGGTGCAGCGCATGCACGAGGCCAACCCGATGCTCGGTCTGCGTGGCGTGCGTCTGGGCATCGTGGTGCCGGGCCTGTTCGCCCTGCAGATCCGGGCCGTCGCCGAGGCGGCAGCCCAGCGCCTGCGGGACGGCGGCAAGCCGCACGCGGAGATCATGATCCCGCTGGCTGCGTCGGTCATGGAGCTGCACCTGATCCGGGACGAGGCGGAGGAGATCCTCGCCGAGGTCTCGGCCGCCGAGGGCGTCGAGCTGCACATCCCGATCGGCGCGATGATCGAGCTGCCCAGGGCGGCCCTGACGGCCGACCGGATGGCAGGGGTCGCGGAGTTCTTCTCCTTCGGGACCAACGACCTGACGCAGACCACGTGGGGCTTCTCGCGGGACGACGTCGAGAGCGCCTTCTTCCCCGAGTACACCGAGCGCGGCGTGATCTCGGTGTCGCCGTTCGAGACGGTCGACCGCAGCGGCGTCGGCCGCCTGGTGCGGATCGCCGTCGAGGAGGGTCGGGCAGCGCGCCCCGACATCGTCCTCGGCGTGTGCGGGGAGCACGGTGGCGACCCGGAGTCGATCCACTTCTTCCACGAGGTGGGCCTCGACTACGTGTCCTGCTCGCCGTTCCGCGTCCCGGTCGCCCGGCTCGAGGCGGGTCGTGCGTCGGTCAGCGGGTTGGGGAGCGACACCCGCTGA
- a CDS encoding OsmC family peroxiredoxin: MATRSARTAWNGTLADGGGQVELSSSRLGTFDVSWPKRVSQDADASTSPEELIAAAHSSCFAMQLSALIGEAGGTPHSLEITADVSFGPDPAGGFHLSGILLTVRAEVEGLDAAGFAAAAQSAKETCPVSKALTGVAISLDAALV; the protein is encoded by the coding sequence ATGGCAACACGCTCAGCTCGCACCGCCTGGAACGGCACGCTCGCCGACGGCGGCGGCCAGGTCGAGCTGTCGAGCTCGAGGCTCGGCACCTTCGACGTGTCCTGGCCCAAGCGGGTCTCCCAGGACGCCGACGCCAGCACGAGCCCCGAGGAGCTCATCGCGGCCGCGCACTCGTCCTGCTTCGCGATGCAGCTGTCCGCCCTGATCGGTGAGGCGGGCGGTACGCCGCACAGCCTCGAGATCACCGCTGACGTGTCGTTCGGCCCGGACCCGGCAGGCGGGTTCCACCTGAGCGGGATCCTGCTCACGGTGCGCGCCGAGGTCGAGGGTCTCGACGCGGCCGGCTTCGCCGCGGCGGCCCAGTCGGCCAAGGAGACCTGCCCGGTGAGCAAGGCCCTGACCGGCGTGGCGATCTCCCTGGACGCCGCGCTCGTCTGA